A region of Staphylococcus sp. IVB6181 DNA encodes the following proteins:
- the leuB gene encoding 3-isopropylmalate dehydrogenase — MSYKITALPGDGIGPEILEGTLKILEKLSRKYNIDYELETYDFGGAAIDNYSDPLPSSTLEACKASDAILLGAIGGPKWNDSPKRPEAGLLALRKNLELFANLRPTAVVEGASKFSPLKEERVKGTDFVIVRELTGGLYFGEPKTLADDHAIDSLTYSKEEIERLAHVAFKLAQSRRKKLTSVDKENVLASSKLWRKTINEVAASYPDVEVQHLLVDACSMHLITNPTQFDVIVTENLFGDILSDEASVIPGSLGVSPSVSYGQKGTKLYEPIHGSAPDIAGKDIANPTGMILSLAMCCKETFNEVQAAEELEAIVYNLLKTGFTTPDLGGNAHTSEIFDKILQQL; from the coding sequence ATGAGTTATAAAATCACTGCCCTTCCAGGCGATGGAATCGGACCCGAAATACTAGAAGGTACTTTAAAAATATTAGAGAAATTAAGCAGAAAATATAACATTGATTATGAATTAGAAACCTATGATTTTGGAGGGGCCGCTATAGATAACTATAGCGACCCGCTTCCATCATCTACACTAGAAGCCTGTAAAGCATCTGATGCTATCTTATTAGGCGCAATCGGCGGACCGAAATGGAATGATAGTCCAAAACGTCCTGAAGCTGGTCTACTCGCTTTAAGAAAGAACCTTGAATTATTTGCGAACCTCCGCCCTACTGCTGTAGTCGAAGGCGCAAGCAAATTCTCTCCTTTAAAAGAAGAAAGAGTCAAAGGTACTGACTTTGTGATTGTACGCGAGTTAACAGGCGGATTGTACTTTGGAGAACCTAAAACACTAGCTGATGATCATGCGATTGATTCATTAACTTATTCTAAAGAAGAAATTGAACGTCTTGCACATGTAGCATTCAAGCTTGCACAATCAAGACGCAAAAAGCTGACTTCTGTTGATAAAGAAAATGTATTAGCCTCAAGTAAATTATGGCGCAAAACAATTAATGAAGTCGCAGCATCTTACCCTGATGTAGAAGTTCAGCACTTACTTGTAGATGCGTGCAGTATGCACCTTATTACTAACCCAACACAGTTTGATGTCATTGTTACTGAAAACTTGTTTGGTGATATTTTAAGTGACGAAGCTTCAGTCATTCCAGGATCTTTAGGCGTATCCCCTTCTGTCAGCTATGGACAAAAAGGTACAAAACTTTATGAACCGATTCATGGTTCTGCACCTGATATTGCTGGTAAAGATATAGCAAACCCTACAGGTATGATTCTTTCTCTTGCTATGTGCTGCAAAGAAACATTCAATGAAGTACAAGCTGCAGAAGAATTAGAAGCTATTGTTTATAATTTGCTTAAAACAGGTTTTACAACACCTGATTTAGGCGGTAATGCACATACTTCGGAAATTTTCGATAAAATTTTACAACAACTTTAA
- a CDS encoding 2-isopropylmalate synthase has protein sequence MSHIQIFDTTLRDGEQTPGVSFSFDERLTIAKQLEKWGVDVIEAGFPASSQGSFDSVQAISRALTKTAVVGLARCKKSDIDAVYEATKDAKYPQLHVFIATSPIHLEYKLKMTQEEVLEQITENVAYGKSLFDVVQFSPEDATRTDLDFLIKSVQTAVDAGATIINIPDTVGYSYPAEFGNIFKVLLENVKSDKEIIYSAHCHDDLGLAVANSMAAIENGAKRIEGCINGIGERAGNTALEEVALGLYVRKDHYGIESNLDLGRTKETSDLIARFAGIPVPRNKAVIGQNAFSHESGIHQDGFLKHRETYEIMTPQLVGIKTSELPLGKLSGKHAFAEKLKQLGYEISPEKQVELFKQFKSIADKKKNVSDYDVHALVQGHSHETNAAYHVENLQLQFVAEGVQSAVVQLRDQNGKEYQSAATGTGSILAVYNAVDLIFDAKSELLNYQITSITEGSDAQAQVNVEISIHGRSYYGIGIDHDVLLASCKAYVEAYSNHIAEQTANDGVNA, from the coding sequence ATGAGTCATATTCAAATTTTCGATACAACACTTAGAGACGGTGAACAAACTCCAGGCGTCAGTTTTTCTTTTGATGAAAGATTGACCATCGCAAAGCAACTAGAAAAATGGGGAGTTGATGTAATTGAGGCAGGATTCCCAGCATCTAGTCAAGGCAGCTTTGATTCAGTACAGGCGATTTCAAGAGCCTTAACAAAAACAGCAGTAGTTGGTTTAGCAAGATGTAAAAAATCAGATATCGATGCTGTATACGAAGCTACTAAAGATGCAAAATATCCGCAATTACACGTATTTATCGCTACTAGCCCTATCCACTTAGAGTATAAATTGAAAATGACTCAAGAAGAAGTGCTGGAGCAAATCACTGAAAACGTTGCTTACGGCAAATCTTTATTCGATGTTGTACAATTCTCACCCGAAGATGCGACACGAACAGATTTAGACTTCCTAATTAAAAGTGTCCAAACAGCTGTAGATGCAGGTGCAACAATAATTAACATTCCTGATACTGTAGGTTATAGCTACCCTGCTGAATTTGGAAATATCTTTAAAGTATTGCTTGAAAATGTGAAATCTGACAAAGAAATCATTTACAGTGCACACTGTCATGATGACTTAGGTCTAGCTGTAGCGAACAGTATGGCTGCCATTGAAAACGGTGCGAAACGTATTGAAGGCTGTATTAACGGTATCGGCGAACGTGCCGGCAACACAGCACTTGAAGAAGTTGCTTTAGGTTTATATGTTCGTAAAGATCATTATGGTATTGAATCTAATCTTGATCTTGGACGTACAAAAGAAACTTCAGATTTGATTGCTCGCTTTGCAGGTATTCCTGTACCTCGAAATAAAGCGGTTATCGGTCAAAACGCGTTCAGCCATGAATCTGGTATTCACCAAGATGGTTTCTTAAAACATCGTGAAACATATGAAATCATGACTCCGCAATTAGTCGGTATCAAAACTTCTGAATTGCCGCTTGGCAAATTGTCAGGCAAACATGCTTTTGCGGAAAAATTAAAACAACTTGGATACGAAATCAGTCCAGAAAAACAAGTTGAATTGTTCAAACAATTTAAATCGATTGCTGATAAAAAGAAAAATGTTTCTGATTATGATGTGCATGCCCTTGTTCAAGGTCATTCTCACGAAACAAATGCTGCTTATCACGTTGAAAACTTACAGCTTCAATTTGTTGCTGAAGGTGTTCAAAGCGCAGTCGTTCAACTTCGTGACCAAAACGGTAAAGAATATCAATCTGCCGCAACAGGCACTGGTTCTATCCTAGCTGTTTACAATGCAGTTGATTTAATCTTTGATGCTAAGTCAGAACTTTTAAACTATCAAATCACTTCTATTACTGAAGGATCTGATGCACAAGCTCAAGTTAATGTTGAAATCAGTATTCATGGCCGTTCTTATTATGGTATCGGTATTGATCATGACGTATTGCTTGCTTCATGCAAAGCTTATGTTGAAGCATATTCTAATCATATTGCTGAACAAACAGCGAATGATGGGGTGAATGCATGA
- the ilvC gene encoding ketol-acid reductoisomerase encodes MTTVYYDESVKKDALAGKKIAVLGYGSQGHAHAKNLKDNGYDVVIGIRPGHSFDRAKKDGFDVYPVGEAVKQADVVMVLLPDEIQGKVYEEEIAPNLEAGNALAFAHGFNIHFDVIKPPKDVDVFLVAPKGPGHLVRRTFVEGSSVPALFGVGQDATGNAFDIALSYAKGIGATKAGVIETTFKEETETDLFGEQAVLCGGVTRLIQSGFETLVEAGYQPELAYFEVLHEMKLIADLMYEGGMETMRYSISNTAEYGDYVSGPRVITPDVKENMKAVLTDIQNGTFANNFIKDNENGFKEFYKLRKEAQGHQIQGVGKKLREMMPFVENKTIEE; translated from the coding sequence ATGACAACAGTTTATTATGACGAATCAGTAAAAAAAGACGCATTAGCAGGTAAAAAAATCGCGGTATTAGGCTATGGTTCACAAGGTCACGCACACGCTAAAAACCTTAAAGACAATGGCTATGACGTTGTAATCGGTATCCGCCCAGGACATTCTTTCGACAGAGCTAAAAAAGATGGTTTCGATGTTTATCCAGTTGGAGAAGCTGTAAAACAAGCAGACGTAGTAATGGTATTATTACCAGACGAAATCCAAGGTAAAGTATACGAAGAAGAAATCGCTCCTAACTTAGAAGCAGGCAACGCATTAGCATTTGCACATGGTTTCAACATCCACTTCGATGTAATCAAACCACCTAAAGATGTTGATGTATTCTTAGTAGCTCCTAAAGGTCCAGGACACCTTGTAAGACGTACTTTCGTAGAAGGCAGCTCAGTTCCTGCATTATTCGGTGTAGGCCAAGATGCAACTGGCAATGCTTTTGATATCGCATTAAGCTATGCAAAAGGTATCGGCGCTACTAAAGCTGGTGTAATCGAAACTACATTCAAAGAAGAAACTGAAACTGACTTATTCGGTGAACAAGCAGTACTTTGCGGTGGTGTAACTCGTTTAATCCAAAGCGGTTTCGAAACATTAGTAGAAGCTGGCTACCAACCAGAACTTGCATACTTCGAAGTATTACATGAAATGAAATTGATCGCTGACTTAATGTACGAAGGCGGTATGGAAACTATGCGTTATTCAATTTCAAACACTGCAGAATATGGTGACTATGTATCTGGTCCACGTGTTATCACTCCAGACGTTAAAGAAAACATGAAAGCTGTATTAACTGACATCCAAAACGGTACATTTGCTAATAACTTCATCAAAGACAATGAAAATGGATTCAAAGAATTCTACAAACTTCGTAAAGAAGCTCAAGGTCATCAAATCCAAGGCGTTGGTAAAAAACTTCGCGAAATGATGCCTTTCGTTGAAAATAAAACTATTGAAGAATAA
- the ilvN gene encoding acetolactate synthase small subunit has protein sequence MRHTFKTQVIDKSGTLNRLTSTFLRRQFNIVTLCVTPSIKPGISDLTFVAEIDDESETQSLIRHLEKQINVLSVEDITTTSLYNVELLLVKVATPVDQKVLENIINRSDALVSVLNEEDGYTYLQASGSQQALDAFLEQLSSQQIDQVSRTGTAALL, from the coding sequence ATGAGACATACATTCAAAACTCAAGTAATCGATAAATCGGGTACATTGAACAGATTGACAAGCACATTTTTACGTCGTCAATTCAATATCGTTACCCTCTGTGTAACACCAAGTATCAAGCCTGGCATTTCGGATTTGACTTTTGTGGCAGAAATCGATGATGAGTCAGAAACACAATCACTCATCCGCCATTTAGAAAAACAAATCAATGTATTATCTGTAGAAGATATCACTACAACAAGTCTTTACAATGTAGAACTTTTATTAGTAAAAGTAGCAACACCTGTAGACCAAAAAGTGTTAGAAAATATTATCAATCGCAGTGATGCGCTAGTTTCAGTTTTGAATGAAGAAGATGGTTATACGTATTTACAAGCTTCTGGTTCACAACAAGCTTTAGATGCATTTTTAGAACAACTATCATCACAACAGATTGATCAAGTTTCAAGAACAGGAACAGCAGCATTATTATAA
- the ilvB gene encoding biosynthetic-type acetolactate synthase large subunit, which yields MSNPQMTKNQNEAPGTQAERKNETAKSTERSGSELLAEALLKEGTEQIFGYPGGAVLPLYDTFYDGKIRHILARHEQGAVHAAEGYARISGKPGVVVVTSGPGATNVITGIADAYSDSLPLVVFTGQVATPGIGKDAFQEADLLSMTTPITKHNFQVKHPDEIPEVVHQAFHIANTGRKGPVVIDFPKDVGILKTEADVCEELDLPGYRLADAPNPKDVLTILDWLKSAKKPVILAGAGVRHSQSGPLMTEFAERHQIPVVTTLHGLGTIPYSNPLFLGMGGMHGSYASNMALSDCDLLINLGSRFDDRLASNPKEFAKNAKVVHVDIDASEIDKIIKTDLGVVADCKLLLEALLQEKKHFDDHQDWVDECVNNNTEHPFAYTDEDADLFIKPQQAIEYIGKITNGEAVVTTDVGQHQMWAAQFYPFKHHNQFVTSGGLGTMGFGIPSAIGAKLAAPDKTVVCFVGDGGFQMTNQEMAILNEYGLDIKIVLINNGTLGMVKQWQDKFFNQRFSHSVFNGQPDFQQLSEAYGVKAFLIDDPKQLESQLDAAFAHKGPALIEVRISPKEHVLPMIPSGKANNEMEGVL from the coding sequence ATGTCTAACCCACAAATGACTAAGAATCAAAATGAAGCACCCGGCACACAAGCAGAACGAAAAAATGAAACAGCCAAGTCGACAGAGAGAAGCGGTTCAGAACTGCTCGCTGAAGCACTATTAAAAGAAGGTACTGAACAAATCTTCGGTTATCCAGGCGGTGCAGTTTTACCGTTATATGATACTTTCTATGATGGAAAAATCAGACATATCTTAGCACGACATGAACAAGGTGCAGTACACGCTGCGGAAGGTTATGCCAGAATTTCTGGCAAACCTGGCGTAGTCGTTGTTACCAGCGGTCCAGGCGCAACAAATGTTATCACTGGTATCGCGGATGCTTACAGTGACTCACTACCGTTAGTTGTGTTTACAGGACAAGTTGCAACACCAGGTATCGGTAAAGATGCTTTCCAAGAAGCTGACTTGCTGTCAATGACAACACCAATCACAAAACACAACTTCCAAGTTAAACATCCGGATGAAATCCCTGAAGTCGTTCATCAAGCTTTCCACATCGCAAATACAGGACGCAAAGGTCCAGTTGTTATCGACTTCCCTAAAGATGTAGGTATCTTGAAAACAGAAGCAGATGTTTGCGAGGAACTTGATTTACCAGGTTATCGTTTAGCAGATGCACCGAATCCTAAAGATGTATTGACGATTCTTGATTGGTTAAAATCAGCGAAGAAACCCGTTATCTTAGCAGGTGCTGGTGTCAGACATTCTCAATCAGGTCCATTGATGACTGAATTTGCAGAACGTCATCAAATCCCAGTAGTCACAACATTACACGGTTTAGGCACTATTCCATATAGCAATCCCCTATTCTTAGGCATGGGCGGTATGCACGGTTCTTATGCGAGCAACATGGCATTATCTGATTGCGACTTGCTGATCAACTTAGGCAGCCGCTTCGATGACCGTCTTGCAAGCAACCCTAAAGAATTTGCCAAAAACGCTAAAGTTGTTCATGTAGATATCGACGCTTCTGAAATCGATAAGATCATCAAAACTGACTTAGGTGTTGTAGCAGATTGCAAATTATTATTAGAAGCATTGCTTCAAGAAAAAAAGCATTTCGACGACCATCAAGATTGGGTGGATGAATGCGTAAATAATAATACAGAGCATCCTTTCGCTTATACAGATGAAGACGCTGATTTATTCATCAAACCGCAACAAGCTATCGAATATATCGGCAAAATCACAAATGGCGAAGCAGTTGTTACAACAGATGTTGGCCAGCATCAAATGTGGGCAGCACAATTCTATCCGTTCAAACATCATAATCAATTTGTGACAAGCGGCGGTTTAGGAACAATGGGCTTTGGTATCCCTTCTGCTATCGGAGCAAAACTTGCTGCACCTGATAAAACAGTAGTTTGTTTTGTAGGCGACGGCGGTTTCCAAATGACCAACCAAGAAATGGCTATCTTAAATGAATATGGGTTAGATATTAAAATTGTCCTTATCAATAACGGAACACTTGGAATGGTAAAACAATGGCAAGACAAGTTCTTTAACCAACGTTTCTCTCATTCAGTATTCAATGGACAACCTGACTTCCAGCAATTATCAGAAGCTTATGGCGTGAAAGCATTCTTAATCGATGATCCGAAACAATTGGAATCACAATTAGATGCAGCATTTGCACATAAAGGCCCTGCATTGATTGAAGTAAGAATCTCACCTAAAGAACATGTATTACCAATGATTCCAAGCGGTAAAGCCAATAACGAAATGGAGGGTGTACTATGA
- the ilvD gene encoding dihydroxy-acid dehydratase — protein MRSDTIKKGDQQAPARSLLHATGQIKDPRDMNKPFVAICNSYIDIVPGHVHLRELADIAKEAIREAGAIPFEFNTIGVDDGIAMGHIGMRYSLPSREIIADAAETVINAHWFDGVFYIPNCDKITPGMLMAAVRTNVPAIFCSGGPMKAGLSSTGKALTLSSMFEAVSAFKGGSMSKEDFLDMEQNACPTCGSCAGMFTANSMNCLMEVLGLALPYNGTALAVSDQRREMIREAAFKLVDNIKNDLKPRDIVTREALDDAFALDMAMGGSTNTVLHTLAIANEAGIDYDLSRINEIAKRTPYLSKIAPSSSYSMHDVHEAGGVPAIINELMKKEGTLHPDRITATGKTLRENNEGKEIKNTDVIHTLEEPYDKEGGLSILYGNLAPNGAVIKVGGVDPEIKVFKGKAICFDSHDEAVEAIDNHTVREGHVVVIRYEGPKGGPGMPEMLAPTSSIVGRGLGKDVALITDGRFSGATRGIAVGHISPEAASGGPIGLINDGDEITIDLTNRTLDVEVSSEELDKRKSELKPFKAKVKSGYLARYTALVTSANTGGVMRVPEYLIDEE, from the coding sequence TTGAGAAGCGACACTATCAAAAAAGGAGACCAACAAGCTCCAGCCAGAAGTTTACTTCATGCCACAGGACAAATCAAAGACCCAAGAGATATGAACAAACCGTTCGTAGCAATTTGCAACTCTTACATTGATATCGTTCCAGGACATGTACACCTTAGAGAACTTGCAGACATCGCTAAAGAAGCAATCAGAGAAGCTGGCGCTATTCCATTTGAATTCAATACAATCGGCGTCGATGATGGTATCGCTATGGGACATATAGGAATGCGTTATTCATTACCATCACGTGAAATCATTGCAGATGCGGCAGAAACAGTTATCAATGCCCATTGGTTCGATGGTGTATTCTACATTCCTAACTGCGACAAGATCACACCAGGAATGTTGATGGCAGCAGTCAGAACCAACGTACCTGCAATCTTCTGTTCAGGCGGACCGATGAAAGCCGGATTATCATCAACAGGCAAAGCTTTAACATTATCTTCAATGTTCGAAGCTGTCAGCGCATTTAAAGGCGGTTCAATGAGTAAGGAAGATTTCTTGGATATGGAACAAAATGCATGCCCTACTTGCGGTTCTTGCGCAGGCATGTTCACTGCCAACTCAATGAACTGTTTAATGGAAGTTTTAGGACTAGCCCTTCCATATAACGGTACTGCTTTAGCTGTTTCAGACCAACGTCGTGAAATGATTCGCGAAGCAGCCTTCAAATTAGTAGACAATATCAAAAACGATTTAAAACCGCGCGACATCGTTACAAGAGAAGCATTAGATGATGCATTCGCATTAGATATGGCGATGGGCGGTTCTACAAATACAGTACTTCATACACTTGCGATTGCGAATGAAGCTGGCATTGACTATGATTTAAGCCGCATCAATGAAATCGCAAAACGTACACCTTATTTATCTAAGATTGCACCAAGTTCTTCATATTCTATGCATGACGTTCATGAAGCCGGCGGTGTTCCAGCGATTATCAACGAATTAATGAAAAAAGAAGGAACATTGCATCCGGACAGAATCACTGCTACAGGCAAAACACTTCGTGAAAACAATGAAGGCAAAGAAATCAAAAATACTGATGTTATCCATACATTGGAAGAACCCTATGATAAAGAAGGCGGTCTATCTATCTTATACGGCAACTTGGCTCCTAACGGTGCAGTTATCAAAGTCGGCGGTGTAGACCCTGAAATCAAAGTCTTCAAAGGAAAAGCGATTTGCTTCGATTCACATGATGAAGCAGTTGAAGCTATCGATAACCATACAGTTCGCGAAGGACATGTGGTTGTTATCCGTTACGAAGGTCCTAAAGGCGGACCTGGAATGCCTGAGATGCTGGCCCCTACTTCTTCTATCGTAGGACGCGGATTAGGCAAAGATGTTGCCTTAATCACTGACGGAAGATTCTCAGGTGCCACAAGAGGTATCGCTGTCGGACATATTTCACCTGAAGCAGCATCAGGCGGTCCGATCGGATTAATCAACGACGGCGATGAAATCACAATCGATTTAACAAACAGAACATTAGATGTAGAAGTTTCAAGCGAAGAATTAGACAAACGAAAATCAGAACTTAAACCATTCAAAGCAAAAGTAAAATCTGGATATCTTGCACGTTACACAGCACTCGTTACAAGTGCAAACACAGGCGGCGTAATGAGAGTTCCAGAATATCTAATCGATGAGGAGTGA
- the tsaE gene encoding tRNA (adenosine(37)-N6)-threonylcarbamoyltransferase complex ATPase subunit type 1 TsaE, with product MIKINNIDQMNQFAEILTKHLQPKDLILLDGNLGAGKTTLSQFIGKHLGVKRTINSPTFNIIKSYKGTNMKFHHMDCYRLEDSEEDLGFDEYFEDNAVIVIEWSEFIKDLLPNAFLRIQITAQDAQTRTLNIEASGQHYEALKEEVERELSAAGYIQ from the coding sequence ATGATAAAAATCAACAACATTGATCAAATGAATCAATTTGCTGAAATTCTGACTAAGCATTTACAACCCAAAGATTTAATTCTATTAGATGGTAATTTAGGTGCAGGGAAGACAACATTAAGTCAATTTATAGGAAAGCACTTAGGTGTAAAACGTACGATTAATTCACCGACCTTCAATATTATTAAATCCTATAAAGGAACAAACATGAAGTTTCATCATATGGATTGCTATCGTTTAGAAGATTCAGAAGAAGATTTAGGATTCGATGAATATTTCGAAGACAATGCTGTCATTGTCATCGAATGGAGCGAATTTATTAAAGACTTGCTGCCGAACGCATTCTTGCGTATTCAAATCACTGCTCAAGATGCGCAGACAAGAACGCTTAATATAGAAGCAAGCGGACAACATTATGAAGCATTAAAGGAGGAAGTCGAACGTGAACTATCTGCTGCTGGATACATCCAATAA
- the tsaB gene encoding tRNA (adenosine(37)-N6)-threonylcarbamoyltransferase complex dimerization subunit type 1 TsaB — protein sequence MNYLLLDTSNKPMSLAIMQDETVLVEHTTNIKRNHSVQLMPAIQTIISEAGMTKQDIDAIVAAKGPGSYTSLRIGVTIAKTLAYALNTQLYGVSSLAALAATIPNIHANQLIVPVFDARREAVYTGVYRYEQGKLVTMLEDQYMTISELNNYLEQNALPYVFVGYDLENIQDLLHGNILHQLPKASAMHALIENPEDIHTFKPDYLKLSEAERNWLKTQQD from the coding sequence GTGAACTATCTGCTGCTGGATACATCCAATAAGCCTATGTCGCTTGCAATTATGCAAGATGAGACAGTTTTAGTTGAACATACTACGAATATTAAACGCAATCACTCTGTGCAGTTGATGCCTGCGATTCAAACAATTATTTCTGAAGCAGGTATGACAAAACAGGATATTGATGCCATTGTTGCCGCAAAAGGACCGGGTTCTTATACAAGCTTAAGAATCGGTGTAACGATTGCTAAAACATTAGCGTATGCACTGAACACGCAATTGTATGGTGTATCATCTCTTGCTGCTTTAGCTGCGACAATACCAAATATTCATGCAAATCAACTGATTGTTCCAGTGTTTGATGCGAGAAGAGAAGCGGTTTATACCGGCGTCTATCGTTATGAGCAAGGCAAACTTGTCACTATGCTGGAAGATCAATATATGACAATTTCTGAACTTAACAACTATCTTGAACAAAATGCATTGCCTTATGTATTTGTCGGATATGATTTAGAAAACATCCAAGACCTGCTCCACGGGAATATCTTGCATCAACTTCCAAAAGCCAGTGCTATGCATGCATTAATCGAAAATCCTGAAGACATTCATACATTCAAACCAGACTATCTGAAATTATCCGAGGCAGAACGCAATTGGTTAAAAACACAACAGGATTAG
- the rimI gene encoding ribosomal protein S18-alanine N-acetyltransferase, translating into MVKNTTGLDNLNIRLMTLEDVPQVFDLERMCFNDSSWTIDAFYHEVEKNKFARYFVMEYNQEIIGYIGMWVVIDQAQITTVAITETMRGYGLGKLIIEYAMSYARQTCDVMSLEVRIENRPARHVYEALGFNYGGKRKNYYGEGEDALVMWVDL; encoded by the coding sequence TTGGTTAAAAACACAACAGGATTAGACAATTTAAATATACGATTAATGACTTTGGAAGATGTACCGCAAGTATTTGATTTAGAACGTATGTGCTTTAATGACAGCTCTTGGACGATTGATGCGTTTTATCATGAAGTAGAGAAAAATAAATTTGCACGCTACTTTGTGATGGAATACAACCAAGAAATCATCGGTTATATCGGGATGTGGGTTGTGATTGATCAAGCACAAATCACAACGGTAGCCATTACTGAAACGATGCGCGGTTACGGTTTAGGCAAATTGATTATCGAATATGCAATGAGTTATGCAAGACAAACATGCGATGTGATGAGTTTAGAAGTACGTATTGAAAATCGTCCGGCACGCCATGTCTATGAAGCCTTAGGTTTTAATTATGGCGGCAAACGCAAAAATTATTATGGAGAGGGTGAGGACGCACTCGTAATGTGGGTGGATTTATAA
- the tsaD gene encoding tRNA (adenosine(37)-N6)-threonylcarbamoyltransferase complex transferase subunit TsaD encodes MEKDTLILAIESSCDETSASVIKNGKEILSNAVLSQIESHKRFGGVVPEVASRHHVEGITGTIDEALETAQTDMKDIDAVAVTEGPGLIGALLIGINAAKALAFAYDKPLIPVHHIAGHIYANNLEEPFAFPLMALIVSGGHTELVYMKDHLNFEVIGETRDDAVGEAYDKVARTIGLPYPGGPKVDQLAAKGKDVYDFPRVWLEPDSFDFSFSGLKSAVINKLHNLKQKNETIVPEDVAASFQNSVVEVLVGKAIKACEAYEVNQLIVAGGVASNKGLRQALKTACSEHDIKLSIPNPKLCTDNAAMIGAAGYYMYEAGMKAGLDLNGKSSIDIEEFSVE; translated from the coding sequence ATGGAAAAAGATACATTAATTTTAGCAATAGAATCAAGCTGTGACGAAACTAGTGCTAGTGTGATAAAAAATGGTAAAGAAATTTTAAGCAATGCAGTATTAAGCCAAATCGAAAGCCATAAACGTTTCGGCGGTGTAGTACCTGAAGTCGCAAGCAGACATCATGTCGAAGGCATCACAGGTACAATTGATGAAGCGTTAGAAACAGCACAAACAGATATGAAGGATATAGATGCTGTAGCTGTAACAGAAGGACCAGGACTTATCGGTGCATTATTAATCGGCATCAACGCCGCAAAGGCTTTAGCTTTTGCTTATGATAAGCCTTTAATCCCAGTGCATCACATTGCAGGGCATATCTATGCGAATAATTTAGAAGAACCTTTTGCGTTTCCTTTAATGGCTTTAATTGTATCAGGCGGTCATACGGAACTGGTATATATGAAAGATCATCTGAACTTTGAAGTTATCGGAGAAACTAGAGATGATGCAGTGGGTGAAGCTTATGATAAAGTTGCACGTACGATTGGTCTGCCTTATCCAGGCGGACCAAAGGTAGATCAATTAGCAGCAAAAGGCAAAGATGTTTATGACTTTCCGCGTGTATGGTTAGAACCAGACAGTTTTGATTTCAGTTTCAGCGGACTTAAAAGCGCAGTCATTAATAAGCTGCATAATCTAAAACAAAAGAATGAAACAATTGTCCCTGAAGATGTCGCAGCAAGTTTCCAAAACAGTGTCGTTGAAGTGTTGGTTGGAAAAGCAATCAAAGCGTGCGAAGCATACGAAGTTAATCAATTGATTGTCGCTGGCGGCGTCGCAAGCAACAAAGGTTTGCGACAAGCTTTAAAGACAGCATGTTCAGAACATGACATTAAGCTTTCAATTCCTAACCCTAAACTTTGTACAGATAATGCGGCTATGATCGGTGCAGCAGGCTACTATATGTATGAAGCAGGGATGAAAGCTGGTTTAGATTTAAATGGTAAAAGCAGTATAGATATTGAAGAATTTTCAGTAGAATAA